In a single window of the Paramisgurnus dabryanus chromosome 23, PD_genome_1.1, whole genome shotgun sequence genome:
- the lrrn3a gene encoding leucine-rich repeat neuronal protein 3, protein MKDLLFAVCLLAGLVLTNTVQTSERKVVCFKLCKCEIRPWFSPSSMYNEAPTVDCNDLGLLSLPERLPADTQVLLSQTNNIAKIDSPLDYLVNLTEVDLSRNNISSLSDIHLGHLPQLLSLHLEENWLSSLRENAFAHFLNLQELYVNNNLLSLISAEAFQGLNKLLRLHLNSNQLRAIRTEWFRDLSQLEILMIGENPIARIQDMNFKPLINLRSLVLTRMNLTEISDSALVGLDKLESISFFDNMFPKVPQAALKQVRNLKFLDLNKNPIERVQRGDFVDMIHLKELGINSMPDLVSIDSFAIHNLPELTKIEATNNPRLSYIHPNAFSKLPRLESLMLNSNALRALHRITVESLPNLQEVSMHSNPIYCDCVIRWINMNKTKVRFMEPDALLCAGPSEFEGRLVRHVHFREMADICLPLISPESLPNQVNVGIGHLVSLNCRALADPEPEIYWVTPSGEKITPQMVSNKYYVHPEGTFYIYNITENEAGQYTCVAQNLIGSDIRSVSVVVNGYYPVPTNESLHIQVKGTEPHTISISWVPPKGSLVSNIKWSTPSNRPSLLSTARVLSRIATFNLTQLNPLTHYVVCVEITDLKSRLLKNCMNISTTEDPVALRNADGGFDVIISVTALILMVSAVACSFIYLLQKSDHLYRKISNQELPPSQIKPIWGPRAKATDSETDLIKNSI, encoded by the coding sequence ATGAAAGATTTGCTGTTTGCAGTTTGTTTGCTAGCAGGACTTGTGCTGACTAACACAGTTCAGACCTCTGAGAGGAAGGTTGTGTGCTTTAAACTGTGCAAATGTGAAATCCGACCCTGGTTCTCTCCATCATCCATGTACAACGAGGCTCCGACGGTGGACTGTAATGATCTAGGACTTCTTTCCCTACCAGAGAGGTTGCCTGCAGACACGCAAGTGCTCCTATCACAGACCAACAACATTGCAAAGATCGACAGTCCACTAGATTATCTGGTAAACCTAACAGAAGTAGATCTATCGCGAAACAATATATCCTCCTTGAGTGACATCCATCTAGGTCACCTTCCGCAACTTCTCTCTTTACACCTAGAGGAAAACTGGCTAAGCAGCCTTCGTGAAAACGCCTTTGCACACTTTCTGAACCTACAGGAGCTTTATGTTAACAACAACCTACTCTCCTTGATCAGTGCAGAGGCTTTTCAAGGGCTTAACAAGCTTCTTAGACTTCATCTTAATTCAAACCAGCTGAGGGCCATAAGAACAGAATGGTTCCGTGATCTTTCCCAGCTTGAAATTTTGATGATAGGAGAGAATCCAATTGCCAGGATACAAGACATGAATTTCAAGCCCCTTATCAATCTACGCAGTCTTGTGCTAACCAGGATGAACCTCACAGAAATCTCTGACAGTGCCCTGGTTGGACTTGATAAGCTGGAGAGCATTTCATTCTTTGACAATATGTTCCCAAAAGTACCTCAAGCTGCTCTTAAACAAGTGCGGAACCTCAAGTTCTTGGATCTTAACAAGAATCCCATAGAGAGGGTTCAAAGAGGTGACTTTGTGGACATGATTCATCTGAAGGAACTCGGCATTAACAGCATGCCAGATCTAGTTTCGATTGACAGCTTTGCCATACATAACCTTCCGGAGTTGACCAAAATCGAAGCAACAAACAACCCCCGACTTTCCTACATCCACCCAAATGCATTTTCTAAACTCCCCAGGCTTGAGTCATTGATGCTGAACAGCAATGCTCTTAGGGCTCTTCATCGCATCACGGTAGAGTCCCTGCCTAACCTTCAGGAAGTGAGCATGCACTCCAACCCCATTTACTGTGATTGTGTCATTCGCTGGATCAATATGAACAAGACCAAGGTCCGCTTCATGGAGCCTGATGCACTCCTTTGTGCAGGGCCCTCAGAGTTTGAAGGTCGTCTTGTCAGACATGTACACTTTCGTGAAATGGCAGATATATGCCTACCGCTAATATCCCCGGAGAGCCTCCCCAATCAGGTCAATGTGGGCATCGGCCATTTGGTATCCTTGAACTGCAGGGCGCTTGCGGATCCCGAGCCAGAGATATACTGGGTCACACCTTCAGGCGAAAAGATCACACCCCAAATGGTGTCCAACAAGTACTACGTTCACCCCGAGGGaacgttttatatttataacatCACAGAAAACGAAGCTGGGCAGTACACTTGCGTGGCTCAAAATCTCATTGGCTCAGACATACGATCAGTCTCTGTGGTAGTAAACGGGTACTACCCAGTTCCAACAAATGAATCTCTGCACATACAAGTGAAAGGGACCGAGCCTCATACTATAAGCATTTCTTGGGTGCCACCGAAGGGTAGCCTCGTGTCTAATATCAAGTGGTCAACTCCATCAAACCGGCCATCTTTGCTGTCCACAGCCCGTGTGTTGTCACGTATTGCCACGTTCAACCTCACACAATTAAACCCACTGACGCACTATGTGGTATGTGTGGAAATTACAGATCTCAAAAGCAGACTTTTGAAAAACTGCATGAACATCAGCACCACAGAGGACCCTGTGGCACTAAGAAATGCAGACGGTGGATTTGATGTGATAATCAGTGTCACAGCGCTGATTCTGATGGTGTCTGCGGTGGCCTGTTCGTTCATCTACCTGCTGCAGAAAAGTGATCACCTTTACAGGAAAATTAGTAACCAGGAGTTACCACCTTCACAGATAAAACCAATCTGGGGGCCGAGGGCTAAAGCCACTGATTCAGAAACAGACTTGATAAAAAACTCTATTTGA